The Thalassotalea psychrophila genome window below encodes:
- the prc gene encoding carboxy terminal-processing peptidase, with product MQNICRLALAVSLSFSSLSVIAEQAKVVEQTKVVEKVKIAEQDLPQLMQEMQHKKASQRISATFSRQHYKKFMMDDELSSLIYDFFLKQLDYSRQVFLESDIASFEKYRNSFDDMVASGKLAPAYDIYNLNVKRRFQRYQYALSLLETEFDFTKKEQYVFDREDAPYATSEAELDELWRQRVKSDALNLKLAGKDWAEIKKVLTKRYNYALKRLSQGESEDVFQIVMNAFSRTVEPHTSYLSPRNAERFQMEMNLSLEGIGAVLRAEDDFTVIQSVVTGGPADKSKKIKPKDKIIGVAQGDKEFVDVVGWRLDDVVDLIKGPKGTTVRLQVEKGEDDPTIEVISIVRDTIKLEDRAAKSEVYSEKQAEGEDVANAKKLGVITIPSFYNKLSRDVAKEIAKLKEDNVQGIIVDLRGNGGGSLVEATLLTGLFIDKGPVVQVRDGANRVEINKDTDGLSYYDGPLTVMVDRYSASASEIFAAALQDYGRAIIIGENTFGKGTVQQHRGLGRVYDLYENPLGSIQFTIAKFYRINGGSTQHKGVTPDILYPSAIEPGEWGESREERALEWDKINKASYRTINDFSQDIAYLDSLHKERIKTNDEFKYLNEDISYYRANKDKKSASLNFDERKAEREDNKLKRLNRANMRLKAMAKEPVESVDDIPEELADLDPFLDETAYITFDLVEVGKIAKK from the coding sequence ATGCAGAATATTTGTCGATTAGCCCTTGCCGTTTCTCTATCTTTTTCATCGTTGTCGGTAATTGCTGAACAAGCGAAAGTTGTTGAACAAACGAAAGTTGTAGAAAAAGTTAAAATAGCAGAACAAGACCTGCCGCAGTTAATGCAGGAAATGCAACACAAAAAAGCTAGTCAGCGAATATCTGCCACCTTCTCGAGGCAACACTACAAAAAATTTATGATGGATGATGAACTATCATCATTAATTTATGACTTTTTTTTGAAACAACTTGATTATTCTCGTCAGGTTTTTCTAGAATCTGATATTGCCAGCTTTGAAAAATACCGTAATAGCTTTGACGATATGGTAGCCAGTGGCAAACTTGCTCCTGCATACGATATATATAACTTAAACGTTAAACGTCGATTTCAACGCTACCAATATGCATTAAGTTTATTGGAAACAGAGTTCGATTTTACTAAAAAAGAGCAGTATGTTTTCGACCGCGAAGATGCTCCATATGCAACAAGCGAAGCTGAACTTGATGAATTATGGCGTCAACGTGTTAAATCTGATGCGTTAAATTTAAAATTAGCCGGTAAAGACTGGGCTGAAATTAAAAAAGTACTAACTAAGCGTTATAACTACGCGTTAAAACGCCTTAGCCAAGGTGAAAGTGAAGACGTTTTCCAAATTGTGATGAATGCTTTCTCTCGCACTGTTGAGCCACATACTTCTTACTTATCTCCTCGTAACGCCGAACGTTTCCAAATGGAAATGAACCTTTCTCTTGAAGGTATTGGTGCAGTCCTTCGTGCTGAAGATGACTTCACTGTCATTCAAAGCGTTGTTACTGGTGGGCCGGCAGATAAATCTAAAAAAATTAAGCCTAAAGATAAAATTATTGGTGTTGCTCAAGGCGATAAAGAATTTGTTGATGTAGTAGGCTGGCGTTTAGATGACGTAGTTGACTTAATTAAGGGGCCAAAAGGCACAACTGTACGTTTACAGGTTGAAAAAGGCGAAGATGATCCAACAATAGAAGTGATTTCTATTGTTCGTGACACGATTAAATTAGAAGACAGAGCCGCTAAGTCTGAAGTGTATAGTGAAAAACAAGCTGAAGGCGAAGATGTAGCAAATGCGAAAAAGTTAGGTGTGATCACCATTCCTAGTTTTTACAACAAACTATCTCGCGATGTTGCTAAAGAAATTGCCAAGTTAAAAGAAGATAATGTACAAGGTATTATTGTAGATTTACGTGGTAATGGTGGTGGTTCATTAGTAGAAGCAACGTTATTAACCGGTTTATTTATTGATAAAGGTCCGGTCGTACAAGTTAGAGATGGCGCTAACCGAGTTGAAATTAATAAAGATACTGATGGTTTAAGCTATTACGATGGTCCATTAACAGTAATGGTAGACAGATACAGTGCATCAGCATCAGAAATATTTGCTGCCGCATTACAAGATTATGGCCGTGCAATTATCATTGGTGAAAACACGTTTGGTAAAGGAACTGTACAGCAACACCGTGGCTTAGGCCGAGTGTATGACTTATATGAAAACCCATTAGGCAGTATTCAATTTACCATTGCTAAGTTTTACCGTATTAATGGTGGCAGTACTCAACATAAAGGCGTAACACCTGATATTTTATATCCTTCGGCAATTGAGCCAGGTGAGTGGGGCGAAAGCCGCGAAGAGCGTGCCTTAGAGTGGGATAAAATTAATAAAGCTTCTTACCGCACTATTAATGACTTTAGCCAAGATATTGCTTATTTAGATTCTTTGCATAAAGAACGTATAAAAACTAATGATGAGTTTAAATATTTAAATGAAGATATTAGTTATTATCGTGCCAACAAAGATAAGAAATCTGCATCATTAAACTTTGATGAACGTAAAGCTGAAAGAGAAGATAATAAACTTAAACGTTTAAATCGAGCTAATATGCGTCTTAAAGCAATGGCAAAAGAGCCGGTTGAGTCAGTTGATGATATTCCTGAAGAACTAGCCGACTTAGACCCATTTTTAGATGAAACAGCATACATCACATTCGACCTAGTTGAAGTAGGAAAAATTGCTAAAAAGTAG
- a CDS encoding YccT family protein, producing the protein MKFLFLPLCFLITSFSALAAKLVVPEEFIVVRLNGEQYSTSFFSSTTELFLGTGQNVLVLKYSELFDDDTEDHHITVKSKPFILLFSVGKEDKLKFSFPKQNDVESAKNYAKSPIVSLIKPNGSAVPIIAQSLTTYNDTVMKETLSRRQEIVKRSLNENDKGQFTQTGPQNLLMLKYWWQQASEQERKEFLSFIKDNQEVFKK; encoded by the coding sequence ATGAAATTTTTGTTTTTACCTTTGTGTTTTTTAATTACTTCGTTCTCGGCATTGGCGGCAAAGCTTGTCGTGCCAGAAGAGTTTATTGTAGTAAGGCTTAATGGTGAACAGTATTCCACTTCATTTTTTAGCTCAACTACCGAGTTATTTCTTGGCACAGGACAAAATGTTCTAGTTCTAAAGTATTCTGAGTTATTTGATGATGATACTGAAGATCATCATATAACGGTGAAGTCTAAACCCTTCATCTTATTATTTTCGGTAGGGAAGGAAGATAAGCTTAAATTTAGTTTTCCCAAACAAAACGATGTTGAGAGTGCCAAAAATTATGCTAAATCGCCAATAGTAAGTTTAATAAAACCTAATGGTAGTGCCGTACCTATCATTGCTCAGTCCCTAACAACTTACAATGATACGGTTATGAAAGAAACGTTGAGTCGCCGTCAAGAAATTGTTAAGAGAAGTTTAAATGAGAATGATAAAGGCCAATTTACTCAAACAGGGCCACAAAATTTGCTCATGCTCAAATATTGGTGGCAACAAGCTAGCGAACAAGAACGAAAAGAGTTTTTGTCTTTTATAAAAGACAACCAAGAGGTATTTAAAAAGTGA
- the prpF gene encoding 2-methylaconitate cis-trans isomerase PrpF: protein MSHVPQVKIPATYIRGGTSKGVFFNLTDLPERCQVPGEPRDNMLLRVIGSPDPYGKQTDGMGGATSSTSKTVILAKSAVADHDVDYLFGQVAIDKAFVDWSGNCGNLTAAVGSFAIMSGLVDASRIPENGVCTVRIWQKNISKTIVAQVPITNGEVQETGSFELDGVTFPAAEVPVEFIAPVDPSEAMFPTGNIVDDLEVPGIGTFKATMITAGIPTIFLNADEIGYSGTELQEAINGDDAALTRFETIRAHGAIKMGLITDVSEAVARQHTPKVAFVSNAQDYITSSGKDVVAGEIDLHVRALSMGKLHHAMMGTAAVAIGTAAAIPGTLVNLAAGGGERNAVTFGHPSGTLKVGAEAACIDGNWTVNKAIMSRSARVLMEGFVRIPGDCF, encoded by the coding sequence ATGTCTCACGTTCCTCAAGTAAAGATCCCAGCTACGTATATTCGTGGTGGTACATCAAAAGGTGTATTTTTTAATTTAACCGATTTACCTGAACGCTGTCAGGTTCCTGGTGAGCCGCGTGATAACATGCTGCTACGTGTTATTGGTTCACCTGATCCATACGGTAAACAAACTGACGGTATGGGTGGAGCAACTTCATCTACATCTAAAACCGTAATTTTAGCGAAAAGTGCAGTTGCAGATCATGATGTTGATTACTTGTTTGGTCAAGTAGCTATCGATAAAGCATTTGTTGATTGGTCAGGTAACTGTGGTAATTTGACCGCAGCAGTGGGGTCGTTTGCCATTATGTCTGGCTTAGTTGATGCCTCACGAATTCCTGAAAACGGTGTTTGTACGGTTCGCATTTGGCAGAAAAATATTTCTAAAACAATTGTTGCACAAGTGCCAATCACTAACGGTGAAGTACAAGAAACAGGTAGCTTTGAACTAGACGGTGTAACTTTCCCTGCAGCAGAAGTGCCGGTAGAATTTATCGCACCAGTTGACCCTTCTGAAGCTATGTTCCCTACAGGTAACATAGTTGACGATTTAGAAGTTCCAGGCATTGGTACCTTTAAAGCAACAATGATCACTGCTGGCATTCCAACAATCTTCTTAAATGCAGATGAAATTGGTTACAGCGGTACTGAATTACAAGAAGCAATCAATGGTGATGATGCTGCTTTAACTCGTTTTGAAACTATTCGAGCTCATGGCGCTATAAAAATGGGATTAATTACTGACGTTAGTGAAGCTGTAGCACGTCAACATACGCCAAAGGTTGCATTTGTATCAAATGCTCAAGATTATATTACTTCTAGTGGTAAAGACGTTGTTGCCGGTGAAATTGATTTACATGTTCGTGCATTGTCTATGGGGAAATTACACCATGCAATGATGGGGACCGCTGCAGTTGCTATTGGTACTGCTGCTGCCATTCCTGGAACACTTGTTAACCTTGCTGCTGGTGGCGGAGAACGTAACGCAGTTACTTTTGGTCATCCATCTGGAACATTAAAAGTGGGCGCAGAGGCCGCTTGTATTGACGGAAACTGGACGGTTAATAAAGCAATAATGAGCCGCAGCGCACGCGTACTTATGGAAGGTTTTGTTCGTATTCCAGGTGATTGTTTTTAA
- the proQ gene encoding RNA chaperone ProQ: METKRITSKEIISHLVEKFPACFSIEGKVKPLKVGIFQELATELEGDEKVSKTQLRQALRHYTSSWRYLKSIKVGNHRVNLAGEDAELIDQDQADFAAKTLKESQDKFANKKTQDKKENTSYKGTKAGDKGSTVASKAAKVGKAAKVGKAKKMPAKPKVKLTQAEANSLTAGMNVMVQVGNSPLDATITEVAGKDVSVQLTSGMVVKTKADKIFTK; the protein is encoded by the coding sequence ATGGAAACAAAACGTATTACCAGTAAAGAAATTATTAGCCATTTAGTGGAAAAATTCCCGGCATGTTTCTCTATCGAAGGCAAAGTAAAGCCATTAAAAGTTGGTATTTTTCAAGAGCTAGCTACTGAACTTGAAGGCGACGAAAAAGTAAGTAAAACCCAATTACGTCAAGCACTTCGTCACTATACATCAAGCTGGCGTTACCTTAAGTCAATCAAAGTTGGTAATCACCGTGTAAACCTTGCTGGTGAAGATGCCGAGCTTATCGATCAAGACCAAGCTGACTTTGCAGCTAAAACACTAAAAGAAAGCCAAGACAAATTTGCTAACAAAAAAACACAAGACAAAAAAGAAAATACGTCTTATAAAGGAACTAAAGCAGGTGATAAAGGCTCTACAGTAGCAAGTAAAGCCGCTAAAGTTGGTAAAGCAGCTAAAGTTGGTAAAGCTAAAAAGATGCCCGCTAAACCAAAAGTTAAATTAACTCAAGCTGAAGCAAATTCATTAACCGCAGGTATGAATGTAATGGTTCAGGTTGGGAATTCACCATTAGATGCTACTATTACAGAAGTAGCCGGTAAAGATGTAAGTGTACAGTTAACCTCTGGAATGGTGGTTAAAACAAAAGCTGATAAAATCTTTACTAAATAA
- a CDS encoding SIMPL domain-containing protein produces the protein MIKNKFIAFTVLLLSIAGQAVNAEDINPPGVEVTGKGAVLIDPDIFTFSITLADRAMTAEQAKQVVDEKTNELLALAKKIGVDQNSIETTQMSIRPIFDNKSKSAQDLYQPSLIDVSRELTFILTNFEHYDPILDQAIRLGVKHISKLQYETSKADEYYRQALNVAIKDAEEKAKQIASRLNFKLGAVTHMSEFPHGAPRVLMTDYSEGAKSISFRSNPGKREISAQITLIYSINH, from the coding sequence GTGATCAAAAACAAATTTATCGCATTCACAGTTTTACTACTCTCAATTGCTGGTCAGGCTGTTAATGCAGAAGACATAAACCCTCCTGGTGTTGAAGTAACGGGTAAAGGCGCGGTATTGATTGACCCTGATATTTTTACTTTCTCCATCACTTTAGCCGATAGAGCAATGACAGCAGAGCAGGCGAAACAAGTAGTTGATGAGAAAACCAATGAGTTATTGGCGCTGGCCAAAAAAATTGGCGTTGATCAGAACTCAATTGAAACTACCCAAATGAGTATTCGACCTATTTTTGACAACAAATCTAAAAGTGCTCAAGACTTATATCAACCATCTCTTATCGATGTATCAAGAGAACTTACCTTTATTTTAACTAATTTTGAGCATTACGACCCGATCTTAGACCAAGCAATACGTTTAGGGGTTAAACATATCTCTAAATTACAATATGAAACCAGTAAAGCTGATGAATATTATCGACAGGCTCTGAATGTGGCAATTAAAGACGCAGAAGAAAAAGCAAAACAGATTGCCAGCAGACTTAACTTTAAACTTGGTGCTGTTACTCATATGAGTGAATTTCCACATGGTGCACCGCGTGTATTAATGACTGATTATAGTGAAGGTGCAAAATCTATTTCCTTCAGATCTAACCCCGGGAAAAGAGAAATAAGCGCACAAATCACGCTAATTTATTCAATAAATCATTAA
- a CDS encoding GAF domain-containing protein produces the protein MDKTDFYQSMLGQVEAIISDENDMIANMANISAILFNAFDDVNWAGFYRMVDNELVLGPFQGQVACIRIPVGRGVCGSAVSEKRIQLVADVHQFAGHIACDAASNSEVVIPVFHQGEVIAVLDIDSVSIGYFEQQDANGLQAIVHAFEKQLAL, from the coding sequence GTGGATAAAACTGATTTTTATCAAAGCATGCTTGGGCAAGTAGAAGCGATAATTAGCGACGAAAATGATATGATTGCCAACATGGCGAATATCAGTGCCATACTGTTTAATGCTTTTGATGATGTTAACTGGGCTGGTTTTTATCGAATGGTTGATAATGAGTTGGTTTTAGGGCCTTTTCAAGGTCAAGTTGCTTGTATTAGAATCCCCGTTGGTCGCGGTGTTTGTGGCTCGGCCGTGAGCGAAAAACGTATTCAGTTAGTTGCAGATGTGCACCAATTTGCAGGACATATCGCTTGTGATGCAGCGAGTAACTCAGAAGTGGTTATTCCGGTATTTCATCAAGGTGAAGTCATCGCGGTGTTAGATATAGACAGTGTGTCGATTGGTTATTTTGAACAACAAGATGCCAATGGTTTGCAAGCTATAGTACATGCATTTGAAAAGCAATTAGCTTTATAG
- the acnD gene encoding Fe/S-dependent 2-methylisocitrate dehydratase AcnD — MNYEYRKPLPGANIDFFDTRAAVEAITPGSYAKLPYTSRVLAEQLVRRCAPADLTDSLKQIIEGKQDLDFPWYPARVVCHDILGQTALVDLAGLRDAIADQGGDPAKVNPVVPTQLIVDHSLAVEAPGFDPEAFDKNRSIEDRRNEQRFHFIEWTKTAFKNVDVIPAGNGIMHQINLEKMSPVIQARDGVAFPDTCVGTDSHTPHIDALGVIAIGVGGLEAETVMLGRPSMMRLPDIIGVKLTGKRQPGITATDMVLAITEFLRAEKVVSSYLEFFGEGTKGLTIGDRATISNMTPEYGASAGMFYIDEQTIDYLKITGREPEQVKLVETYAKHTGLWADDLVEAQYPRVIEFDLSTVCRNLAGPSNPHRRLATADLASKDIAKDLDACKSQEAAGEMPDGAVIIAAITSCTNTSNPRNVVAAGLVAKRANELGLVRKPWVKSSFAPGSKVAKLYLEEAGLLPEMEKLGFGIVGYACTTCNGMSGALDPKIQQEIIDRDLYSTAVLSGNRNFDGRIHPHAKQAFLASPPLVVAYAIAGTMRFDIEKDVLGQDQNGNDITLKDIWPSDEEIDAIVASSVKPEQFKKVYTPMFDLGAFEPAESPLYDWDPASTYIRRPPYWEGALAGKRTMKGMRPLAVLGDNITTDHLSPSNAIQLNSASGAYLHKMGLPVEDFNSYATHRGDHETTQRATFANPKLFNEMCRDENGEVKQGSLARIEPEGTESRMWEAIETYMQRKQPLIIIAGADYGQGSSRDWAAKGVRLAGVEVIVSQGFERIHRTNLVGMGVLPLEFVNGETRHTYNIDGSETYDVVGTTSPGAAMTVVMTRANGDVIEIPVKCRLDTAEEVSVYDGGGVLQKFATDFLKSNA; from the coding sequence ATGAACTATGAATACCGCAAGCCCCTACCTGGTGCCAATATAGATTTCTTCGATACGCGTGCAGCGGTTGAAGCAATCACTCCGGGTAGCTATGCAAAATTACCTTACACGTCACGTGTTTTAGCTGAGCAACTTGTTCGTCGCTGTGCTCCTGCTGATTTAACTGATTCATTAAAACAAATCATTGAAGGCAAGCAAGACCTCGATTTCCCTTGGTATCCTGCTCGTGTTGTTTGTCATGATATTCTTGGCCAAACAGCCTTAGTTGATTTAGCCGGTCTTCGTGACGCTATCGCTGATCAAGGTGGAGACCCTGCAAAGGTTAACCCTGTTGTGCCAACACAACTTATTGTTGATCATTCTCTTGCAGTAGAAGCTCCGGGTTTTGACCCTGAAGCGTTTGATAAAAACCGCTCAATTGAAGATCGTCGTAATGAACAGCGCTTTCACTTCATTGAATGGACTAAAACAGCATTTAAAAACGTTGATGTTATCCCAGCCGGTAACGGTATTATGCATCAAATTAACTTAGAGAAAATGTCGCCAGTTATTCAAGCTCGTGATGGTGTAGCTTTCCCTGACACTTGTGTTGGTACCGACAGCCATACTCCGCATATTGATGCTCTTGGTGTTATTGCTATTGGTGTTGGTGGTTTAGAAGCTGAAACTGTAATGCTTGGTCGTCCATCTATGATGCGTCTACCAGATATTATTGGTGTTAAGTTAACCGGTAAACGCCAACCAGGTATTACTGCTACCGATATGGTATTAGCTATTACTGAGTTTTTACGCGCCGAGAAAGTAGTATCTAGCTACTTAGAGTTCTTCGGTGAAGGTACTAAAGGTTTAACCATTGGTGACAGAGCAACTATCTCAAATATGACACCTGAGTATGGTGCATCTGCAGGTATGTTCTACATTGATGAACAAACCATTGATTACTTGAAGATCACTGGTCGTGAACCAGAACAAGTTAAATTAGTTGAGACTTACGCGAAACACACAGGTTTATGGGCTGATGATTTAGTTGAAGCGCAGTACCCTCGTGTTATCGAATTTGATTTATCAACAGTTTGTCGTAACTTAGCAGGTCCTTCTAATCCACATCGTCGTTTAGCAACAGCTGATTTGGCCTCGAAAGACATTGCTAAAGATTTAGATGCTTGTAAATCACAAGAAGCTGCTGGTGAAATGCCAGATGGCGCGGTAATTATTGCTGCGATTACTTCATGTACTAACACTTCTAACCCACGTAACGTTGTTGCTGCCGGTCTTGTTGCTAAACGCGCTAACGAATTAGGTTTAGTTCGTAAACCTTGGGTTAAGTCTTCATTCGCCCCAGGTTCAAAAGTTGCAAAACTTTACCTAGAAGAAGCCGGTTTATTGCCTGAAATGGAAAAGCTTGGTTTTGGTATTGTTGGTTACGCATGTACTACTTGTAATGGTATGAGTGGTGCGTTAGATCCTAAAATCCAACAAGAAATAATCGACCGCGATTTATACTCAACAGCAGTATTATCTGGTAACCGTAATTTTGATGGTCGTATTCATCCTCACGCAAAACAAGCATTCTTAGCGTCACCGCCATTAGTTGTAGCTTATGCAATTGCTGGTACTATGCGTTTTGATATTGAAAAGGACGTACTGGGACAAGATCAAAACGGTAACGACATTACTTTGAAAGATATTTGGCCAAGTGATGAAGAAATCGATGCAATTGTAGCGTCAAGTGTTAAGCCTGAGCAATTCAAGAAAGTTTACACGCCAATGTTCGATTTAGGTGCGTTTGAACCAGCTGAAAGTCCGTTATATGACTGGGATCCTGCCAGTACTTATATTCGCCGACCGCCTTATTGGGAAGGTGCCTTAGCGGGTAAACGTACCATGAAAGGCATGCGTCCATTAGCGGTTCTTGGTGACAACATCACAACTGATCACTTATCACCGTCAAACGCTATTCAACTTAATAGTGCTTCTGGTGCTTACCTTCATAAAATGGGTTTACCAGTAGAAGACTTTAACTCTTACGCAACTCACCGTGGCGATCATGAAACTACGCAACGAGCAACATTTGCTAACCCGAAATTGTTCAATGAAATGTGTCGTGACGAAAATGGCGAAGTTAAGCAGGGTTCATTAGCACGTATAGAGCCTGAAGGTACTGAGTCTCGCATGTGGGAAGCTATCGAAACCTACATGCAGCGCAAACAGCCATTAATCATTATTGCTGGTGCTGATTACGGTCAAGGTTCATCACGTGACTGGGCAGCAAAAGGTGTTCGTTTAGCGGGTGTTGAAGTGATTGTTTCACAAGGTTTTGAACGTATTCATCGTACTAATTTAGTTGGTATGGGCGTATTGCCATTAGAGTTTGTTAATGGTGAAACACGTCATACTTATAACATTGACGGTAGTGAAACTTATGACGTAGTGGGTACTACATCACCGGGTGCTGCTATGACAGTTGTTATGACGCGTGCTAACGGTGACGTAATTGAAATTCCAGTGAAGTGTCGTTTAGATACAGCTGAAGAAGTTTCAGTTTACGATGGCGGTGGAGTCCTTCAGAAATTCGCCACCGATTTCCTTAAATCTAATGCTTAA